In Dehalococcoidia bacterium, one DNA window encodes the following:
- a CDS encoding PstS family phosphate ABC transporter substrate-binding protein — protein sequence MSGQGRKGHGLWLPAVPVVAAVVAALLLSGCGGAGTTVSGDGSSTVFPITEAVAEEFGNTRDDVDVTVGISGTGGGFQKFCNGETDFNDASRPIRDQERQACAGNGVEPVEFQVAFDGLSVMVNPANDFVECLTVDELKRIWEPGSTVDSWNDVRPEWPDRPIRLYGPGTDSGTFDYFTEVIVGEEDASRADYQASEDDNVLVQGIAGDENALGYFGFAYYEQNADRLKLVAVDDGDGCVAPSRESILSGEYSPLSRPLFVYVRADALERPEVADFMRFYLTEGRALVQEVGYVEAPDEVYEEGLAKIP from the coding sequence ATGTCAGGACAGGGACGAAAAGGACACGGGCTCTGGCTGCCGGCTGTTCCCGTCGTTGCCGCCGTGGTGGCGGCTCTCTTATTGTCCGGCTGCGGAGGCGCCGGAACGACGGTCAGCGGTGACGGATCGAGCACCGTCTTCCCCATCACTGAGGCCGTGGCGGAGGAGTTCGGGAACACGCGCGATGACGTCGACGTGACTGTCGGTATCTCCGGCACCGGCGGCGGGTTCCAGAAGTTCTGCAACGGCGAGACGGATTTCAACGACGCCTCGCGTCCCATCCGTGACCAGGAGAGACAGGCCTGCGCCGGCAACGGCGTCGAACCGGTCGAGTTCCAGGTCGCCTTCGACGGGCTCTCGGTGATGGTCAACCCCGCGAACGACTTCGTGGAGTGCCTGACCGTCGACGAGCTGAAGCGCATCTGGGAGCCCGGCAGCACGGTCGATAGCTGGAACGACGTACGCCCCGAATGGCCCGACCGGCCGATCAGGCTCTACGGCCCCGGCACCGATTCCGGCACGTTCGACTACTTCACCGAGGTCATCGTCGGCGAAGAGGACGCCAGCCGCGCCGACTATCAGGCCAGCGAGGACGACAACGTGCTCGTGCAGGGCATCGCCGGCGACGAGAACGCGCTCGGCTACTTCGGATTCGCCTATTACGAGCAGAACGCCGACAGGCTGAAGCTGGTAGCGGTCGACGACGGCGACGGATGCGTCGCTCCCTCGCGCGAGAGCATCCTAAGCGGCGAGTACTCTCCGCTGTCGCGTCCGCTCTTCGTCTACGTGCGCGCCGACGCCCTCGAGCGCCCGGAGGTCGCCGACTTCATGCGCTTCTACCTCACTGAGGGTAGAGCGCTCGTACAGGAAGTCGGATACGTGGAAGCGCCCGACGAGGTGTACGAGGAAGGGCTGGCGAAGATACCGTAG
- a CDS encoding response regulator transcription factor, whose product MKTILVVDDEPTLAATVKYNLEREGYRAITAADGESALALARDSRPDLIVLDVMLPAMDGFEVCRRLRRDSRVPILMLTAKTEEVDKVVGLEIGADDYVTKPFSMRELLARVRALLRRSEAAPPESGDVLSSGDLTVDLRRREASRAGNALSLKPKELDLLTFFLRNRGRAFTREQLLDQIWGYDFAGGTRTVDVHVNWLRQKIEPVPAKPVRLVTVRGTGYRFDG is encoded by the coding sequence GTGAAGACAATCCTGGTCGTCGACGACGAACCGACGCTCGCTGCCACCGTCAAGTACAACCTGGAGCGCGAAGGCTATCGCGCCATTACCGCCGCTGACGGCGAGTCCGCTCTCGCACTCGCCCGCGACAGTCGCCCCGATCTTATTGTGCTCGATGTCATGCTTCCCGCAATGGACGGCTTCGAGGTATGCCGTCGGTTGCGGCGCGACAGCAGGGTCCCCATCCTCATGCTCACCGCCAAGACGGAAGAGGTCGACAAGGTCGTCGGGCTGGAGATCGGCGCCGACGACTACGTCACCAAGCCGTTCAGCATGCGGGAGCTCCTGGCGCGGGTGCGCGCTCTTCTGCGTCGTTCGGAGGCAGCGCCGCCGGAGTCCGGCGACGTCCTCTCTTCCGGCGACCTGACGGTCGACCTGCGGCGGCGCGAAGCGTCACGCGCCGGGAATGCCCTTTCGCTGAAGCCCAAGGAGCTGGACTTGCTCACGTTCTTCCTGCGGAACCGCGGCCGCGCGTTCACCCGCGAACAACTCCTCGACCAGATCTGGGGGTACGACTTCGCAGGCGGCACGAGAACGGTGGATGTCCACGTGAACTGGCTGCGACAGAAGATAGAGCCCGTCCCGGCCAAGCCGGTCCGCCTTGTGACCGTCCGCGGCACCGGCTACCGGTTCGATGGTTGA
- a CDS encoding ATP-binding protein: MVEMLGSVRLRIAAFVLLIVAAFAALGVYVVRQVDSDMRANAEAYLGSQASVVANAVRPLLEDGAPQPAIDALVKRLGAGVDSRITVIAADGAVLGDSETDPATMENHGDRPEVRQALATGEGAAQRHSSTLGVDFSYVARTVFAGGGPPVVVRVAQPLAAIDSTLSDITRSIVTAVIVTGALAALLSLIVGSAIVRPLQRLAVAARNFGSGDLKGRVSPRPSGEAGEVADAFNQMAEDLDEMMSSLSEERSRLRAVLDSSSDGVVALDAEGSVTLVNRAAERLLGRQEDLLGHSLAWALPDDGALRAVQASREGKSRETAVVEQSGGRSLLLTVEPIADGGRWVSLLVLRDITESKRLEETRRDFIANVSHELRTPLASIKAVIETLQSGALDDKAAAQEFLVRADAEVDHLARMVTELLELSRLESGQAPFTKEPVDIGPVLSRAVERMRPQAERKGLRLDLDIAPGLPTIVGDAERLEQATVNLLDNAVKFTPEGGSVRVSARLADAAVEVEVTDTGIGIAREKLPRIFERFYKAGSSQVDRGTGLGLAIVKHIIESFGGTVSVDSTEGQGSTFRFSIPVADS, from the coding sequence ATGGTTGAGATGCTCGGCAGCGTCCGGCTCCGCATAGCGGCCTTCGTCCTGCTCATCGTCGCCGCCTTCGCGGCGCTGGGCGTTTACGTCGTCCGCCAGGTCGATTCCGACATGCGGGCCAACGCCGAAGCCTACCTCGGCTCTCAGGCGAGCGTTGTGGCGAATGCCGTGCGCCCTCTTCTCGAAGACGGGGCCCCGCAGCCCGCTATCGACGCCCTGGTCAAGAGGCTCGGCGCCGGCGTCGATTCGCGGATCACCGTCATCGCCGCCGACGGCGCCGTCCTCGGCGACTCAGAGACCGACCCGGCCACGATGGAGAACCACGGCGACCGGCCGGAGGTGCGGCAGGCGCTCGCGACGGGCGAGGGGGCAGCCCAGCGGCACAGCAGCACGCTCGGAGTCGATTTCAGCTACGTTGCGAGGACGGTCTTTGCCGGCGGCGGGCCGCCCGTCGTCGTGCGCGTCGCGCAGCCGCTCGCCGCCATCGACTCCACCCTTTCCGACATCACCCGTTCCATCGTGACCGCGGTCATCGTAACCGGCGCGCTCGCTGCTCTCCTCAGCCTGATCGTCGGCAGCGCCATCGTGCGGCCCCTGCAGCGTCTAGCCGTCGCCGCCCGGAACTTCGGCTCCGGCGACCTGAAGGGTCGCGTGAGCCCGCGGCCTTCGGGAGAGGCGGGCGAGGTTGCCGACGCCTTCAACCAGATGGCGGAGGACCTCGACGAGATGATGAGCAGTCTTTCCGAAGAGCGCAGCCGCCTCAGGGCTGTGCTCGATAGCAGCTCCGATGGCGTGGTGGCGCTTGACGCCGAAGGAAGCGTGACCCTGGTGAACCGCGCCGCCGAGCGCCTGCTGGGGAGGCAAGAGGATCTGCTGGGCCACTCCCTGGCGTGGGCGCTCCCCGACGACGGGGCCCTGAGGGCCGTCCAGGCGAGCCGCGAGGGGAAGAGCCGCGAGACAGCCGTGGTCGAGCAATCGGGCGGCCGTTCGTTGCTGCTGACGGTCGAGCCGATAGCGGACGGCGGCCGCTGGGTCTCGCTGCTGGTCCTGCGTGACATAACGGAGAGCAAACGCCTCGAAGAAACGCGCCGCGACTTCATCGCCAACGTCTCGCACGAGCTCAGGACGCCCTTGGCTTCCATCAAGGCGGTCATTGAAACGCTACAGTCCGGCGCGCTCGACGATAAAGCGGCGGCGCAGGAGTTCCTCGTCCGCGCCGACGCCGAGGTCGACCACCTCGCGCGGATGGTGACGGAACTGCTTGAGCTGTCGCGGCTCGAATCAGGGCAGGCGCCTTTCACGAAAGAGCCGGTGGACATTGGCCCTGTGCTGAGTCGGGCGGTAGAGCGGATGCGTCCGCAGGCCGAAAGGAAGGGTCTCCGCCTCGATCTTGATATCGCCCCCGGCCTGCCGACCATCGTGGGCGACGCTGAGCGCCTCGAACAGGCGACCGTCAACCTTCTCGATAATGCCGTCAAGTTCACCCCCGAAGGCGGGTCGGTGCGGGTATCGGCGCGGCTCGCAGACGCTGCGGTGGAGGTCGAAGTGACGGACACGGGGATCGGCATCGCGCGCGAAAAGCTGCCGCGCATCTTCGAGCGCTTCTACAAGGCGGGCAGCAGCCAGGTTGACCGCGGAACGGGCCTCGGCCTGGCGATAGTCAAGCACATCATCGAGTCCTTCGGCGGCACGGTCAGCGTCGACAGCACGGAGGGGCAGGGCTCGACCTTCCGCTTTTCCATCCCGGTCGCCGATAGCTAG